Part of the Labilibaculum antarcticum genome, ACGATTGAAGTTCTGAACTTTTACCTGGAAGGAGAGATGATATCCATTGAGGTTCACGATCCCTTACATCGAAAAATTACTGCCTCCTATTTGTATTCTGAAGGGAAGAAGACTGCTTACATCGAGATGGCTGAAGCCTCGGGAATTCGTTTGCTGAAAGGCGATGAGGCAAATCCTATGCTAACGAGTACTTATGGAACTGGCGAGCTGATTAACGACGCGCTGAACAGAGGAGTGAATCATATCATACTTGGTATAGGAGGAAGTGCTACCAACGATGCTGGTTTGGGTATGGCGAGAGCCTTGGGATATACTTTTTTAAACGAAAAGAAGGAAGGATTGAAAGGGATTGGTGCAGATTTAATTCTGCTAAATTCTATCGATAGCTCGGCTATTCATCCAAGATTAAATGAGGTGAAATTCGAAGTTGCCTGCGATGTTGATAATCCACTTTATGGAGAAAACGGAGCGGCATATATCTACTCTCCGCAAAAAGGAGCAACACCCGAAATGGTATTGAAATTGGATGCCGGACTGCAGAATTTTAATGAAGTGGTTAAGAAGCAATTCG contains:
- a CDS encoding glycerate kinase, translated to MKKIILAPDKFKGSLTGMEFCDVIERGIRKHTSDIEIIKLPLADGGDGTIEVLNFYLEGEMISIEVHDPLHRKITASYLYSEGKKTAYIEMAEASGIRLLKGDEANPMLTSTYGTGELINDALNRGVNHIILGIGGSATNDAGLGMARALGYTFLNEKKEGLKGIGADLILLNSIDSSAIHPRLNEVKFEVACDVDNPLYGENGAAYIYSPQKGATPEMVLKLDAGLQNFNEVVKKQFEADLQEISGAGAAGGLGAGCILFLNAILNSGIDLIKKEANFDTHIKGADWIITGEGKLDDQTFSGKVIRGVLDSITDQKLAIFCGLLDLKDDRVKELKIEHIAEMASYASSTEDSIQNAFVYLEKSAEEFAITNL